A region of Oncorhynchus masou masou isolate Uvic2021 chromosome 29, UVic_Omas_1.1, whole genome shotgun sequence DNA encodes the following proteins:
- the LOC135520232 gene encoding uncharacterized protein LOC135520232, with translation MTSVAEWLVQNRGKIEKGVEIMGQASAVLAVTVGQLHPVLEAVFVASSEILSNPEGQDVRYLTEQFSMVNQKLEGIQAEIEQIALELQRTSLNKQNFDREAQMLSQYEKFQDFVTTKPKFKEKKMEKFLSHYENTDADLNLDALYNAVTGDNTSGDPMLETVVSTEQRSRRAVEDFCARLKKLFVVGIIAVMGYASLKEGVVGDEMVKKWQERMEDVENRMKAAVDDCTENFADQAKLDMEHHLQEKPGSVDLDFTKSLLDTLIKKFDWVSWSIRVFNDKERIFFFNWLAGKKYHGSRGGANYFDVLTKNNIKVVISFSVQPKPINKGQIQQEIEGQKLKGNMMNVAQVLSRSLPNCLVHAVSHYKEVVESNNFQEDCYYYGKHKKAYLCVHPE, from the coding sequence ATGACCAGTGTGGCAGAATGGCTCGTGCAGAACAGAGGCAAAATCGAGAAAGGAGTGGAGATCATGGGACAGGCCTCCGCAGTCCTGGCAGTCACTGTGGGCCAGCTCCATCCCGTCCTTGAGGCTGTGTTCGTAGCCTCCTCTGAGATCCTCAGCAACCCTGAAGGGCAGGATGTTCGCTACCTGACTGAGCAGTTCAGCATGGTCAACCAGAAACTGGAAGGCATCCAGGCTGAGATCGAACAAATCGCCCTGGAGCTGCAGAGGACCTCCTTGAATAAGCAGAACTTTGACCGTGAGGCACAAATGCTCAGCCAGTACGAAAAGTTCCAGGACTTTGTCACCACCAAGCCCAAGTTCAAAGAGAAGAAGATGGAGAAGTTCCTCAGCCATTATGAGAACACGGACGCGGACTTGAACCTGGACGCGCTCTATAATGCCGTTACCGGGGACAATACCTCAGGTGACCCCATGCTGGAGACAGTGGTTTCCACAGAACAAAGGAGTAGAAGGGCGGTAGAAGATTTCTGCGCCAGGCTTAAGAAGCTCTTTGTGGTGGGCATCATTGCTGTCATGGGTTACGCCAGCCTCAAGGAAGGGGTTGTGGGGGATGAGATGGTGAAGAAGTGGCAGGAGCGTATGGAAGATGTTGAGAACCGCATGAAAGCAGCGGTGGACGATTGCACTGAAAACTTTGCAGATCAGGCCAAACTGGACATGGAACATCATCTTCAGGAGAAACCTGGCAGTGTTGACCTTGACTTCACCAAATCCCTATTAGACACCCTTATTAAGAAATTTGACTGGGTGAGCTGGTCTATCAGGGTCTTCAATGACAAGGAGCGCATTTTCTTTTTCAACTGGCTAGCTGGAAAGAAGTACCATGGAAGTAGAGGAGGAGCTAATTACTTTGATGTGTTGACCAAGAACAACATCAAAGTGGTGATCTCTTTCAGTGTTCAGCCTAAGCCTATCAACAAGGGTCAGATCCAGCAAGAGATTGAGGGGCAGAAACTGAAGGGGAACATGATGAATGTGGCTCAGGTCCTCAGCAGAAGTCTCCCCAACTGCTTGGTCCATGCTGTCAGCCACTATAAGGAAGTGGTGGAGTCCAACAACTTCCAAGAGGATTGTTATTACTATGGAAAACACAAAAAAGCTTACCTATGTGTTCATCCTGAGTAG
- the LOC135520233 gene encoding protein rapunzel-like translates to MAGQLQKIVAEKKNVVETVMEVFEQGAEVVASIAGDLFPVFAIAAPIVKLALDNVESKEAAFMKEQFQKVRERLEVVSEEMQRINEEIKKSGADAAYFSVEENISNQFRKYMDILNAKPKFREVKKKLFMEHFVKTGGDKNLHTLYSAVTGDNFSGESVLEITLNYEEKSRRAMEDFCARLKNLFCIGLIALMGYTALKDCDDEEKLLQDWGEKMKDVQVKMNAVIEDCITSFPKQAELDSRRLVRDHSDLSNQQLADAILEKLKRKYDWVCWSVRIFSSPSGLFSSKKDIQCPTGKNRFQVPATDEKLNVMVSYSASPEPLNKAHIQQLIQGQKKLTIVGTAELLFEQLPGPCAVHTVKTCKDLACVWSFAEELHYWEEHKNFYVCVHYN, encoded by the coding sequence ATGGCCGGCCAGCTACAGAAGATCGTAGCAGAGAAGAAGAACGTGGTAGAGACTGTAATGGAAGTGTTTGAACAGGGAGCTGAGGTGGTGGCCAGTATCGCAGGTGACCTCTTCCCTGTTTTCGCCATCGCTGCTCCCATCGTGAAATTGGCCCTGGACAATGTGGAGAGCAAGGAAGCTGCGTTCATGAAGGAGCAGTTCCAGAAGGTTCGTGAACGCCTGGAGGTGGTTTCAGAGGAGATGCAGCGTATTAACGAGGAGATCAAGAAGAGCGGAGCGGACGCTGCCTACTTTTCTGTAGAGGAGAACATTTCCAACCAGTTCCGCAAGTACATGGACATCCTAAATGCCAAACCCAAGTTTCGTGAGGTCAAGAAGAAGCTTTTCATGGAGCATTTTGTCAAAACAGGTGGCGACAAAAACCTACACACCCTCTATAGTGCCGTGACGGGAGACAACTTCTCTGGAGAGTCAGTGTTGGAAATTACTCTTAACTATGAAGAGAAAAGTCGACGCGCAATGGAAGACTTCTGTGCCAGGTTGAAGAACCTCTTTTGCATAGGCCTCATCGCTCTGATGGGCTACACCGCACTAAAGGACTGCGATGACGAAGAGAAGCTTCTTCAAGACTGGGGTGAAAAGATGAAGGATGTACAGGTGAAAATGAATGCTGTCATTGAGGACTGCATCACCAGCTTCCCCAAGCAGGCTGAACTGGATTCCCGGAGGTTGGTTAGGGACCACTCTGACCTGAGCAACCAGCAGCTGGCAGACGCCATTTTGGAGAAGCTGAAGAGAAAGTATGACTGGGTGTGCTGGTCTGTCCGTATATTCAGCTCCCCTTCAGGCCTGTTCTCCAGCAAAAAAGACATCCAGTGCCCCACAGGAAAAAATCGCTTTCAGGTGCCAGCGACAGACGAGAAGCTGAACGTAATGGTGTCCTACAGTGCCTCGCCCGAGCCTCTGAACAAGGCCCACATCCAGCAGCTGATCCAGGGTCAGAAGAAACTCACCATAGTGGGTACAGCTGAGCTCCTGTTTGAGCAGTTGCCAGGTCCATGTGCAGTCCACACGGTCAAGACTTGCAAAGACCTGGCCTGTGTCTGGAGCTTTGCCGAAGAGCTACACTACTGGGAGGAGCACAAGAACTTCTATGTTTGTGTTCACTACAATTGA